The Lolium rigidum isolate FL_2022 chromosome 1, APGP_CSIRO_Lrig_0.1, whole genome shotgun sequence region GCGTGTTGTACGCTGGAAAAGCCTCAATTGCGCACACACTCTTTTCTCTCGAACACCTTTCTTGCTACTAAACCATGCAACATGCGACCATGACAACTCCTTCTGTCTCCTCCCTGGTTCcctgccatggcaatggatagcaTGCTTCTcaccgtcttcttcctcctcctctcctcgacCTACGCGTCGTCGTCATCTGCGTCCACCGAAACCGACGACGCGGGAGCGCTGCTGCGCTTCAAGGCGTCCGTCAACAAGGACCCTAGAGGCGTGCTCTCGTcttggcagcagcagcagcaaacgacgcccggcggcggtggtggcaatGCGACGTGGTGCACGTGGTACGGGGTGACGTGCGACGGCGAGGGGCGGATTGCGCGGCTCGACCTCGCCGGCTGCGGCCTCTCCGGGCGCGCGTTGTTCGCGGCGCTGGCACCCATGGACGCGCTGCGCCACCTCAACCTCTCCGGGAACCCGGCGCTCcgtgccgatgccgccgccgaccTTCCCAAGCTGCCCCGCGCGATATGGACGCTCGACTTCTCcgacggcggcctcgccggcagcTTCCCAGATGACATGCAGCTGGGGCACTACTACCCCAACCTGACGGACGTCCGCCTCGCGCGGAACAACCTCACCGGCGCGCTCCCCGGTAGGCTCCTGGTGCCGAGCATCATCCAAACATTCGACGTTGCAGGGAACAACTTGTCTGGCGACGTCGCCGGCGTGTCGTTCCCCGAGACGCTTGTCCTGCTCGACCTCTCCGGCAACCATTTCACCGGCGCGATCGCGCCGTCGATTTCCGGCTGCGCGGGTCTCCAGACACTCAACCTGTCGTACAACGCCCTCTCCGGCACGATACCGGAGTCGATAGGCGACATCGCCGGCCTCGAGGTGCTCGACGTCTCGTCGAACCGCCTCACCGGCGCCATCCCTCGCAGCCTCGGCGCGTGCTCGTCGCTGCGTATGCTCGTGGCCTCGAGCAACAACATCTCCGGCTCGATCCCGGAGTCTCTGTCTTCTTGCCGCGCTCTCCGTCTGCTCGACGTCTCCAACAATAACGTCTCCAGCGCTATCCCGGCCGCCGTGCTCGGGAACCTCACCTCTCTGGAGACTCTGCTCCTCAGCAACAACTTCATCTCGGGGCCGCTCCCGAGCACCGTATCCGCCTGCAACAACCTCAGGATCGCCGACCTCAGCAGCAACAAAATAACCGGTGCGCTGCCGACTGAGCTATGCACGCCCGGCGCGGCGCTGGAGGAGCTCCGAATGCCGGACAACCTCCTCACCGGCTCGATCCCTGCAGGCCTGGCCAACTGCTCGCGGTTGCGGGTGATCGACTTCAGCATTAACTACCTGACCGGCCCGATCCCGCCGGAGCTCGGCCAGCTCCGGGCCCTGGAGAAGATCATGACGTGGCTCAACAGCCTGGATGGCCGGATTCCGGCGGAGCTTGGGCAATGCCGGAGCCTTCGCACGCTCATCCTCAACAACAACTTCATCGGCGGCGACATCCCCGTCGAGCTCTTCAACTGCACGGGCCTCGAGTGGATCTCGCTCACGAGCAACAGGATCAGCGGCACGATCCGGCCGGAGTTCGGCCGGCTATCCCGGCTCGCCGTGCTGCAGCTGGCCAACAACAGCCTCGTTGGCGCCATCCCCAAGGAGCTCGGCAACTGCAGCAGCCTCATGTGGCTTGACCTGAACAGCAACAGGCTCACCGGCGAGATCCCTCGCCGCCTCGGAAAGCAGCTCGGGTCGACGCCGCTGAGCGGCATCCTGTCCGGCAACACGCTGGCGTTCGTCCGCAACGCGGGGAACGCGTGCAAGGGCGTGGGCGGGCTGCTGGAGTTCGCCGGCATCCGGCCTGAGCGGCTGCTGCAGGTGCCCACTCTCAGTAGCTGCGACTTCACGCGGCTCTACTCCGGCGCGACGGTGAGCGGATGGACGCGGTATCAGACGATGGAGTACCTGGATCTCTCCTACAACGCCCTCGTCGGCGCCATCCCCGAGGAGTTCGGCGACATGGTGG contains the following coding sequences:
- the LOC124660352 gene encoding brassinosteroid LRR receptor kinase BRL2-like; its protein translation is MAMDSMLLTVFFLLLSSTYASSSSASTETDDAGALLRFKASVNKDPRGVLSSWQQQQQTTPGGGGGNATWCTWYGVTCDGEGRIARLDLAGCGLSGRALFAALAPMDALRHLNLSGNPALRADAAADLPKLPRAIWTLDFSDGGLAGSFPDDMQLGHYYPNLTDVRLARNNLTGALPGRLLVPSIIQTFDVAGNNLSGDVAGVSFPETLVLLDLSGNHFTGAIAPSISGCAGLQTLNLSYNALSGTIPESIGDIAGLEVLDVSSNRLTGAIPRSLGACSSLRMLVASSNNISGSIPESLSSCRALRLLDVSNNNVSSAIPAAVLGNLTSLETLLLSNNFISGPLPSTVSACNNLRIADLSSNKITGALPTELCTPGAALEELRMPDNLLTGSIPAGLANCSRLRVIDFSINYLTGPIPPELGQLRALEKIMTWLNSLDGRIPAELGQCRSLRTLILNNNFIGGDIPVELFNCTGLEWISLTSNRISGTIRPEFGRLSRLAVLQLANNSLVGAIPKELGNCSSLMWLDLNSNRLTGEIPRRLGKQLGSTPLSGILSGNTLAFVRNAGNACKGVGGLLEFAGIRPERLLQVPTLSSCDFTRLYSGATVSGWTRYQTMEYLDLSYNALVGAIPEEFGDMVVLQVLDLARNNLTGEIPSSLGRLHNLGVFDVSHNRLQGGIPESFSNLSFLVQIDVSDNDLAGEIPQRGQLSTLPASQYADNPGLCGMPLDPCSNRLPRASMSGLTTTAAPDSNNKWPLPRAAWANGVILAVLVTAGLACAVSIWAVVVRARRREMREARMLSSLQDGTRTATTWKLGKAEKEALSINVATFQRQLRKLTFTQLIEATNGFSAASLIGSGGFGEVFKATLKDGSTVAIKKLIPLSHQGDREFMAEMETLGKIKHRNLVPLLGYSKVGEERLLVYEYMTNGSLEDMLHLHHPAGDGPLAAPLSWEQRKKIARGAAKGLCFLHHNCIPHIIHRDMKSSNVLLDGDMEARVADFGMARLISALDTHLSVSTLAGTPGYVPPEYYQSFRCTAKGDVYSLGVVLLELLTGRRPTDKEDFGDTNLVGWVKMKVREGAGKEVIDPELLKPATGDDEAEMMRFMEMTLQCVDDFPSKRPNMLQVVAVLRELHPLLPLPATGACDGHDA